A portion of the Sulfuricurvum kujiense DSM 16994 genome contains these proteins:
- a CDS encoding PAS domain-containing protein, with amino-acid sequence MQRIVFNKIALLIILFSIGFLFLEFEYKKSTYFQEKIYDLQLQYNDKVKSFSTGGAVENDEIIQKMNENFDAEYSWYAVKDFHADKFAPFQDEIKSHVSQKKSFVLYRMDSIPASTVLVFAAVKNSQNRLTGYVVSKRHENDINRIYIEQYLKFFSVLVALYIIGIFYRKHLHSIALLDQYKAVVDKTTLLSKTDTKGRITYANEAFITLSGYSLNELMGKHHNIVRHPDMPSSVFKEMWRTIKEGNIWHGKIKNRKKDGSAYIVDATIIPQKNEKNEIIEYIAIRHDITEFEELKELLEKDLQDSSQTLNEKISLLAQYERAIEQSSSYIRTNPKGVITYLNDTHEQLTGYAKEELIGSTHKRLRDAATPSSTYKELWDTIQQKKIWKGIIKNRTKNGEFIFLDTIIVPILDKNEEIREYMGIQYDVTELLLLQEDIVDTQREVIYKMGEIGETRSKETGNHVKRVAEYSRLLAIKAGMSEEEADLLYAASPMHDIGKVGIPDSILTKPGQLDEGEWEVMRSHCDIGFNILKKSERPILKAAAIISYQHHEKWDGSGYPRRLQEEEIHMFGRITAIADVFDALGTKRVYKEAWELDEVLEYFRNESGKHFDPTLTKLFLDNMSEFLIIRDKFKDE; translated from the coding sequence ATGCAAAGAATCGTCTTTAATAAAATTGCTCTTCTCATTATCCTTTTCTCTATCGGATTTTTATTTCTCGAGTTCGAATACAAAAAATCCACCTATTTTCAAGAAAAAATATACGATTTGCAGCTTCAATATAACGATAAAGTTAAGAGTTTTTCGACCGGCGGGGCGGTTGAGAACGATGAAATCATCCAGAAGATGAACGAAAATTTTGATGCAGAGTACAGTTGGTATGCCGTAAAAGATTTTCATGCGGACAAATTCGCGCCATTTCAAGATGAGATAAAATCGCATGTATCCCAAAAAAAATCGTTTGTACTCTATCGCATGGATTCTATACCGGCGAGCACAGTGCTTGTTTTTGCCGCCGTCAAAAATTCACAAAATAGACTTACCGGATATGTCGTTTCAAAACGCCACGAGAACGATATCAATAGAATCTACATCGAGCAGTATCTAAAATTCTTCTCCGTCCTCGTCGCTCTTTATATTATCGGGATTTTCTATCGTAAACACCTCCACTCCATTGCGCTTCTTGACCAATATAAAGCAGTTGTCGATAAAACCACACTGTTGTCCAAAACCGATACCAAAGGGCGTATTACCTACGCTAACGAAGCTTTTATAACGCTAAGCGGATACAGTCTAAATGAGCTGATGGGGAAACATCATAATATCGTACGCCATCCGGATATGCCCTCATCGGTCTTTAAAGAGATGTGGAGAACCATTAAAGAGGGCAATATTTGGCATGGGAAGATAAAAAACAGGAAAAAAGACGGTTCTGCCTACATCGTCGATGCGACGATTATTCCGCAAAAGAACGAAAAGAACGAAATTATCGAATACATAGCGATCCGCCACGATATCACCGAGTTTGAAGAGCTTAAAGAGCTTTTGGAAAAAGATTTACAAGACAGCTCTCAGACGCTGAATGAGAAGATATCGCTGCTGGCGCAGTACGAAAGGGCGATCGAGCAGTCATCGTCGTATATCCGTACAAATCCCAAAGGGGTGATTACCTATCTTAACGATACGCATGAGCAGCTAACGGGGTATGCAAAAGAAGAGCTTATCGGTTCGACCCATAAACGGCTGCGTGATGCGGCTACTCCGAGTTCCACCTACAAAGAGCTGTGGGATACGATTCAGCAGAAGAAAATATGGAAAGGGATTATTAAAAACCGCACCAAAAACGGAGAGTTTATTTTTCTCGATACGATTATTGTTCCGATACTTGATAAAAATGAAGAGATTCGCGAATACATGGGTATCCAGTATGATGTGACGGAACTTCTTTTACTGCAAGAGGATATTGTTGATACGCAGCGTGAAGTGATCTATAAGATGGGTGAAATCGGAGAGACTCGGAGTAAAGAGACGGGCAATCATGTCAAACGGGTTGCCGAGTATTCACGCCTTCTTGCCATCAAAGCTGGAATGAGTGAGGAAGAAGCGGATTTGTTGTATGCGGCATCACCGATGCACGATATCGGTAAAGTCGGCATTCCTGATAGTATTCTGACAAAACCGGGGCAACTCGATGAGGGTGAATGGGAAGTGATGCGCAGCCACTGCGATATCGGGTTTAATATATTGAAAAAATCGGAGAGACCGATTCTAAAAGCGGCGGCTATTATCTCCTATCAGCATCATGAAAAATGGGACGGTTCCGGGTATCCCAGACGGCTTCAAGAGGAAGAGATCCATATGTTCGGGCGTATTACCGCTATCGCAGACGTATTCGATGCCTTAGGGACAAAACGGGTTTATAAAGAGGCTTGGGAACTTGATGAGGTTTTAGAATATTTCCGTAATGAAAGCGGGAAACATTTCGATCCGACGCTAACCAAACTCTTTTTGGACAATATGTCGGAATTTCTTATCATCCGCGATAAGTTTAAGGATGAATAG
- the ftsY gene encoding signal recognition particle-docking protein FtsY, translated as MFSFIKKGLQKTIEAIAAIAPEKKAKISKDELENILLEADVEYDLVEIILRELYQNDITRDQLRSKLLATLAYAQNSLPDNPNKPTVTLIIGVNGAGKTTTIAKLAQHHLNKGERVILGAGDTFRAAAIEQLTRWADKLDVPIVSSRQGHDPSAVAYDTIESAKARGFEQVIIDTAGRLHTQTNLGNELKKIVRICDKAHTGAPHRKILILDGTQGSSAIAQAKAFNEMIGVDGIIITKLDGTAKGGSVFSIAYALSLPILYIGVGEQPEHLIPFDKYEFVDGILDAIFGEETAK; from the coding sequence ATGTTCAGTTTTATCAAAAAAGGGCTGCAAAAGACGATCGAAGCCATTGCCGCGATCGCACCGGAAAAAAAAGCAAAAATATCTAAAGATGAGCTCGAGAATATCCTTCTCGAAGCCGACGTCGAGTACGATCTGGTCGAAATTATTCTTCGAGAGCTCTATCAAAACGATATTACCCGCGATCAACTGCGATCCAAACTCCTCGCAACGCTAGCCTATGCTCAAAATTCATTGCCGGACAATCCGAACAAACCGACCGTAACCCTCATCATCGGCGTTAACGGTGCGGGAAAAACGACGACTATCGCTAAACTGGCGCAACACCATCTGAACAAAGGGGAGCGGGTAATCCTCGGAGCGGGAGATACGTTCCGTGCCGCCGCTATCGAGCAGCTCACCCGCTGGGCGGACAAACTGGACGTCCCTATCGTATCCTCCCGTCAGGGGCATGATCCGAGCGCCGTTGCGTACGATACGATCGAATCGGCCAAAGCACGGGGATTCGAGCAGGTCATTATTGACACGGCGGGACGGCTTCATACCCAGACCAATTTGGGAAATGAGCTCAAAAAAATCGTCCGTATCTGTGACAAGGCCCACACGGGAGCCCCTCACCGAAAAATTCTTATCCTCGACGGTACACAGGGGAGCTCCGCCATCGCTCAGGCCAAAGCGTTCAACGAAATGATCGGGGTGGACGGCATCATCATTACCAAACTCGACGGAACCGCCAAAGGGGGATCGGTATTCTCTATTGCCTATGCCCTATCCCTTCCGATCCTCTACATCGGTGTCGGAGAACAGCCGGAGCATCTGATACCATTTGACAAATACGAATTTGTGGACGGCATTTTGGATGCGATATTCGGGGAAGAAACGGCAAAATAA
- a CDS encoding TlpA family protein disulfide reductase has protein sequence MRISHFLISLFVLALAFQGCNKKESADEAMVSTAQFTLMDTQGKSYNVEKRGTNFTLDAGEDKVVLFDIFATWCPPCQAEVMHLGNLQKKYGDDLIIMGITIEEDKSNAELEAFREKYKGGQYLISNKADNQNLARAIASTIGVGQQFPIPLMVLYHNGEYVTHYAGATQEEIIDHDIAAALGK, from the coding sequence ATGCGAATATCTCATTTTTTAATCTCGCTGTTTGTTTTAGCTTTGGCGTTTCAAGGATGTAATAAAAAAGAATCTGCGGACGAAGCAATGGTCTCAACCGCCCAATTCACCCTGATGGATACCCAAGGAAAAAGCTACAACGTTGAAAAAAGAGGTACCAATTTCACGCTTGATGCGGGTGAAGACAAAGTAGTGCTTTTCGATATTTTCGCGACTTGGTGCCCTCCGTGCCAAGCCGAAGTAATGCATTTGGGCAATTTGCAGAAAAAATACGGTGACGATCTTATCATTATGGGTATCACCATCGAAGAGGACAAAAGCAATGCGGAACTTGAAGCCTTTCGTGAAAAATACAAAGGGGGACAATACCTGATCAGCAACAAGGCCGACAATCAGAATCTCGCCCGAGCCATCGCATCCACTATCGGCGTAGGACAGCAGTTCCCGATTCCGTTGATGGTTCTCTATCATAACGGCGAATACGTCACCCATTACGCCGGAGCGACCCAGGAAGAGATTATTGATCACGATATCGCCGCGGCATTAGGGAAATAA
- the fliL gene encoding flagellar basal body-associated protein FliL → MAEKEKDEHETEEGKKKSGNMLLIIIIGVLALILIIGGIVAFLMMGNHDAEAEAGHAKTEVAADSHSAEAEHSGEGSGGTPMGGEVMTEVGLMFPLDGFTVNLLSESGRRYLKCEINLEMGGEELSPELEEKKPIFRDIIIRILSSKSLEEISTVKGKEKLKEQIVNELNLRLKDGKVKNIYFTDFVVQ, encoded by the coding sequence ATGGCGGAAAAAGAGAAAGACGAACACGAAACGGAAGAAGGAAAGAAAAAATCGGGAAATATGCTCCTGATCATTATTATCGGTGTTTTAGCTCTGATTTTAATCATCGGAGGGATTGTCGCCTTTTTAATGATGGGCAACCATGATGCGGAGGCAGAAGCCGGGCATGCTAAAACAGAGGTTGCCGCCGATTCCCACAGTGCTGAAGCCGAACATTCGGGAGAAGGAAGCGGAGGAACGCCGATGGGCGGCGAAGTGATGACCGAAGTGGGATTAATGTTCCCTCTCGACGGGTTTACGGTAAACCTTTTAAGTGAAAGCGGCCGCCGTTATCTCAAATGCGAAATCAACCTTGAAATGGGTGGAGAAGAACTCTCTCCCGAGCTTGAAGAGAAAAAACCTATTTTCCGTGATATCATTATCAGAATTTTAAGTTCAAAATCTCTCGAAGAGATCTCAACCGTCAAGGGTAAAGAGAAACTTAAAGAGCAAATCGTTAACGAATTGAATCTACGTCTAAAAGACGGCAAAGTTAAAAATATTTATTTCACCGACTTTGTGGTGCAATGA
- the acpS gene encoding holo-ACP synthase, translating to MIGIDLIKTERLERTIERFGDRAINRVLSQHDIHLYKSKRNFAGLWAAKEACAKALGCGIGSECGFHDIILSKTPKGAPQLSFSTRVREHFNITDTSVSITHDGDYTIAVVALEQSKIQE from the coding sequence ATGATCGGCATCGACCTTATCAAAACTGAACGCTTGGAACGTACGATAGAACGTTTCGGCGATCGTGCCATTAACAGAGTCCTCTCTCAGCATGATATCCATTTATACAAAAGCAAACGCAACTTCGCCGGTCTTTGGGCAGCCAAAGAAGCATGTGCCAAAGCTTTAGGCTGCGGTATCGGAAGCGAATGCGGCTTTCACGATATCATTCTCTCTAAAACCCCTAAAGGCGCTCCGCAGCTCTCTTTCTCGACTCGCGTGCGTGAGCATTTTAACATTACAGACACCTCCGTCTCAATAACCCATGACGGCGATTACACCATTGCTGTCGTGGCATTAGAACAATCAAAAATACAAGAGTAA
- a CDS encoding ankyrin repeat domain-containing protein, translating into MRLWVFLSLAVSVAFAGVLHDAAYEGDIGKMRTYLSQNKNVDEQNAAGLTALHVAIKMGDLKISQFLLDNGADINAQDFQGNTPLILAVKKKDLELVTFVIIHRADVNLANNDGITPLHQAAFSGNEPVADFLLKAHADPHLKNNDGATAYEFAIAKKNFAIAQLIRMSM; encoded by the coding sequence ATGCGATTATGGGTGTTTTTATCTCTGGCTGTGAGTGTCGCGTTTGCCGGTGTCCTGCATGACGCCGCCTACGAGGGTGATATCGGGAAAATGCGCACTTATCTGAGCCAAAATAAAAATGTCGATGAACAAAATGCGGCGGGTCTTACGGCATTGCATGTCGCGATCAAGATGGGTGATCTGAAAATATCGCAGTTTCTGCTTGATAACGGCGCCGATATCAACGCTCAGGATTTTCAGGGTAATACACCCCTTATATTGGCGGTGAAGAAAAAAGATTTGGAGCTGGTCACCTTTGTCATCATACACCGTGCCGATGTCAATCTGGCAAACAATGACGGGATCACGCCGCTTCATCAGGCGGCATTCAGCGGCAATGAACCTGTAGCTGATTTTTTACTCAAAGCGCATGCCGATCCCCATCTTAAAAACAATGACGGTGCAACAGCGTACGAATTTGCGATTGCCAAAAAGAATTTTGCTATCGCGCAACTGATCAGAATGTCAATGTAG
- the rny gene encoding ribonuclease Y, whose protein sequence is MLNELLVGGGVALTSGLVGFLISKKITATQFDLYLEQAKAKAKAIENEAQMILERASLRSREIEKEAQKQYDETYEKVKKDLSSREDKIAHTEREFEILRQSEEERIAQERSHIENKRLNLERNERTLEKLKEDYRQKSEQLRGIVEQRAGLSVNEAKTILLDQVRESARLELAREARLLEEQTKEQLKRKANYILAQATSRFAGEYAAERLISVIHLDDDELKGRIIGKEGRNIKTLEMVSGVDIIIDETPNAIIVSSFNLYRRAIAVKTIELLIQDGRIQPARIEEVYQKVCDEFEDAMQREGEDIISELGIQGVHPELTKLIGRLRFRSSYGQNALAHTLEVAHLAGIMAAEMGGDIKLARRAGLLHDIGKALTQESGGNHVDIGVELCRRYNEDPVVINAIYAHHGYEEIKSIECAAVCTADTLSAARPGARREVLESFLRRVSEIEEIATQKAGVKQAYAINAGREVRVIVSAQSVNDDETALIAREIADEISQKVQFPGEIKVSVIRESRVVEYAR, encoded by the coding sequence ATGTTAAACGAACTACTCGTAGGGGGCGGAGTCGCCCTCACCAGCGGGTTGGTCGGATTTTTAATTTCAAAAAAGATTACCGCAACACAATTTGATCTTTATCTGGAACAGGCGAAAGCCAAAGCCAAAGCAATTGAAAATGAAGCACAGATGATTTTAGAGCGTGCTTCACTGCGTTCCCGAGAGATTGAAAAAGAGGCGCAAAAACAATACGATGAAACGTATGAAAAAGTTAAAAAAGATCTCTCTTCGCGTGAAGATAAAATAGCACATACAGAGCGCGAGTTTGAGATTCTTCGACAAAGCGAAGAGGAAAGAATTGCTCAGGAACGATCGCATATTGAAAATAAACGGCTCAATTTAGAACGTAATGAGCGTACTTTAGAGAAATTAAAAGAAGACTACCGCCAAAAAAGTGAACAGTTAAGGGGAATTGTCGAGCAGCGCGCCGGACTATCGGTGAACGAAGCGAAAACAATTTTGTTAGATCAGGTGCGTGAAAGTGCACGTTTGGAGTTAGCACGCGAAGCACGTCTTTTGGAAGAACAGACCAAAGAGCAGCTGAAGCGCAAAGCCAATTATATTTTAGCGCAGGCAACGTCCCGCTTTGCGGGTGAATATGCGGCTGAACGGCTGATCAGTGTGATCCATCTCGATGATGACGAGCTAAAAGGGCGAATCATCGGCAAAGAGGGACGCAATATCAAGACCCTTGAAATGGTCAGCGGAGTCGACATCATCATCGATGAGACCCCGAATGCCATTATTGTGAGTTCATTCAACCTGTATCGGCGGGCAATCGCGGTGAAGACCATTGAATTGCTGATACAAGACGGACGTATCCAGCCCGCGCGCATCGAAGAGGTGTACCAAAAAGTATGCGATGAATTCGAAGATGCGATGCAGCGCGAAGGGGAAGATATTATCTCCGAACTGGGGATTCAAGGGGTCCATCCTGAGCTTACAAAGCTTATCGGACGGCTCAGATTCCGATCCAGCTACGGTCAAAATGCCCTGGCCCACACTCTCGAAGTTGCCCATTTGGCGGGTATTATGGCTGCTGAAATGGGAGGCGATATCAAACTTGCCCGCCGTGCGGGATTACTGCACGATATCGGAAAAGCCCTGACCCAAGAAAGCGGCGGGAACCATGTCGATATCGGGGTTGAATTGTGCCGACGCTACAATGAAGACCCTGTCGTTATCAACGCTATTTATGCCCATCACGGGTATGAAGAGATCAAAAGTATCGAGTGCGCGGCGGTATGTACCGCCGATACCCTCTCTGCCGCCCGCCCGGGGGCACGCCGAGAAGTGCTGGAAAGTTTCTTGAGACGTGTCAGCGAGATCGAAGAGATCGCGACCCAAAAAGCGGGGGTCAAGCAGGCGTATGCGATTAATGCGGGGCGTGAAGTGCGCGTTATCGTCAGTGCGCAAAGTGTCAACGATGATGAGACGGCGTTGATCGCCCGTGAGATTGCTGATGAGATTTCTCAAAAAGTGCAGTTTCCGGGTGAAATCAAAGTGAGTGTCATCCGAGAAAGTAGAGTCGTCGAATACGCCCGTTAG
- a CDS encoding MlaE family ABC transporter permease → MVETLLGYIGRPFVQGFEAIERFGLFILFQLQLFKLYPLTFKRYKIVLTQIEVIGLGCMGVITLTALFTGMVEAIQLYNGFHQFGAENFTGYTIFYSISRELGPVFASLMLISRSISAMAAELGTMRVSEQIDAIDILGVNSKEYLITPRIIATVISLPLLVIWFDFIAVGSAYFISIGVLGINPVAYQDTLMRLGEFEDIMTGVIKAAVFGFIVSSIGSYIGYHTSGGARGVGQSTIYAVVYSAVAIFVTNYFLSALFLYLDW, encoded by the coding sequence ATGGTTGAGACACTTTTAGGCTATATCGGACGCCCTTTTGTCCAAGGTTTTGAGGCAATAGAGCGTTTTGGCCTGTTTATTTTATTTCAATTACAGCTTTTTAAACTCTATCCGCTGACATTTAAACGGTATAAAATCGTTTTGACTCAAATCGAAGTCATAGGATTGGGATGTATGGGTGTTATTACCCTTACGGCACTCTTTACAGGAATGGTAGAAGCGATTCAGCTCTATAATGGATTTCATCAGTTCGGTGCCGAAAATTTTACGGGATATACGATTTTTTATTCGATCAGCAGAGAACTCGGTCCCGTATTCGCTTCTTTGATGCTGATTTCCCGCTCCATCAGTGCTATGGCGGCGGAGCTTGGGACCATGCGTGTTTCAGAACAGATCGATGCTATCGATATTTTGGGGGTCAATTCCAAAGAATATCTTATCACTCCCCGTATCATCGCAACGGTTATCTCGCTGCCGCTGTTGGTCATATGGTTTGATTTTATTGCTGTCGGTTCGGCCTATTTTATTTCAATCGGGGTGTTGGGGATCAATCCGGTCGCCTATCAAGACACATTAATGCGGCTGGGCGAGTTTGAAGATATTATGACGGGTGTGATAAAAGCGGCAGTTTTCGGGTTCATCGTCAGTTCAATCGGAAGCTATATCGGTTATCATACAAGCGGCGGAGCACGGGGGGTAGGGCAGTCGACGATCTATGCCGTTGTCTATTCGGCGGTAGCGATTTTTGTCACCAATTATTTCTTGTCCGCTTTATTTTTGTATTTGGACTGGTAG
- a CDS encoding 5-formyltetrahydrofolate cyclo-ligase, which yields MSKSDFRNDCLKRLKALSPYTKKYRDAKIRSLLEDVLNGLRIQRILFYWPMGFEADLRKTVYSLRPKKDVYLPFMDGVSFKMVPFRYPLEHKAFGIYEPRDSYRKYNLIDVAIVPVVGVDGSLRRIGFGKGMYDRFFPTLKTKPFTIFIQSCACRTMQNVCDDYDVQGDLLITPHGVQSMRKTNVKRTTRRGRSRPHQRVGRIFNFKKDYRNTI from the coding sequence GTGTCCAAAAGCGATTTTAGAAATGACTGCCTTAAGCGGTTAAAGGCTCTTAGCCCGTATACTAAAAAATATCGTGACGCTAAAATACGATCGTTACTCGAAGATGTCCTTAACGGTCTACGGATACAGCGCATCCTGTTTTATTGGCCGATGGGATTTGAAGCGGATCTTCGAAAAACAGTTTATTCTCTTCGCCCTAAAAAAGATGTATATCTGCCGTTTATGGATGGCGTCAGTTTCAAAATGGTACCATTTAGATACCCGTTGGAACATAAGGCTTTTGGGATTTATGAGCCTCGGGATTCGTATAGAAAATATAATTTAATAGATGTAGCAATTGTCCCTGTAGTAGGGGTAGACGGGTCACTGCGCCGAATAGGTTTCGGTAAAGGGATGTATGATCGATTTTTTCCGACCCTGAAAACGAAACCGTTTACAATATTTATTCAGTCTTGCGCGTGTCGAACGATGCAAAATGTATGTGATGATTATGATGTGCAAGGAGACCTGCTCATTACCCCTCATGGGGTACAAAGCATGAGGAAAACCAATGTTAAACGAACTACTCGTAGGGGGCGGAGTCGCCCTCACCAGCGGGTTGGTCGGATTTTTAATTTCAAAAAAGATTACCGCAACACAATTTGA
- a CDS encoding carbonic anhydrase — MPLSKNAADLSIQRLKEFADGNETFQQTYFKKNEAQLLTLVKEGQNPRALFIGCSDSRVIPDLIIQSNPGDLFVVRNVGNFVAPYKPDEDFHSTAAGIEYAVLVLGVSEIIICGHSHCGAIESLYKSSCNTSMIHTAKWLTLGEKAKSMAMLALGENATQEELLRATERLSIVTQIENLLTYPYVKKMVQEEKLFIHGWYYDIETGAIDYYDPDSYQFRPLSEVGE, encoded by the coding sequence GTGCCGTTAAGCAAAAATGCCGCTGATTTGAGTATTCAGCGTCTCAAAGAGTTTGCGGACGGTAACGAAACGTTCCAACAAACCTACTTCAAAAAAAATGAAGCGCAGCTCCTTACTCTGGTTAAAGAGGGCCAAAATCCCCGAGCCCTTTTTATCGGCTGTTCAGATTCACGCGTTATTCCCGACCTTATCATTCAATCGAACCCGGGTGATCTTTTCGTCGTCCGCAACGTCGGTAACTTTGTCGCCCCGTATAAACCGGATGAAGACTTTCACTCCACCGCTGCAGGGATCGAATATGCCGTTTTGGTTTTGGGCGTCTCCGAAATCATTATCTGCGGCCACTCCCACTGCGGTGCGATCGAATCGCTCTATAAATCATCGTGCAACACCTCTATGATCCATACCGCAAAATGGCTTACATTGGGTGAAAAAGCCAAATCGATGGCGATGCTTGCATTGGGTGAAAATGCTACACAAGAGGAGCTCCTGCGTGCCACCGAACGGCTTTCCATCGTGACCCAGATCGAAAATCTTTTGACCTACCCTTATGTCAAAAAAATGGTACAGGAAGAAAAACTCTTTATCCACGGATGGTACTACGATATCGAGACGGGAGCCATCGACTATTACGATCCCGACAGCTATCAGTTCCGCCCCCTCAGCGAAGTAGGAGAGTAA
- the thiS gene encoding sulfur carrier protein ThiS translates to MQIKVNGELREVSPGSTMLDLIRSLGLEERVMASALNMEIVKQDRWGDAVLKEGDTIELLDFVGGG, encoded by the coding sequence ATGCAAATCAAAGTAAACGGTGAACTAAGAGAAGTGAGCCCCGGATCGACCATGCTTGATCTTATCCGATCTCTCGGACTGGAAGAGAGGGTTATGGCTTCGGCACTAAACATGGAGATCGTCAAACAAGACAGATGGGGCGATGCCGTTTTAAAAGAGGGTGATACGATCGAGCTGCTGGATTTTGTCGGCGGGGGATGA
- the radA gene encoding DNA repair protein RadA, whose product MAKKKNVLFECQHCGFTTPKWMGKCTNCGGWDSFVELSEAQQEVIKLTSTSSPSGGVKAKEITQIVEEHTERFSSDDAELDMVLGGGVVPGSLVLIGGSPGVGKSTLLLKIGSNLAKQRRNVLYVSGEESEGQIKLRANRLGANVDNLYLLAEIRLEQVLAELHERAYECIIIDSIQTLYSETIASAPGSVTQVRQITFDLMRIAKERRIAIFIIGHITKEGSIAGPRVLEHMVDVVLYFEGDSGHELRILRGFKNRFGPTSEIGVFEMRHDGLVSAKDLSSRFFNRTKSQSGSALTVIMEGTRPIVLEVQALVSDTHAPNPKRQATGFENNRLNMLLALLERKLEIPLNSYDVFINITGGIKITETSADLAILAAIISSFRNRAISKETVFIGEVSLVGDIREVYQLDQRLKEAASQQITKALVPKKPLEKTAVKCYEIDEVNKLLEWF is encoded by the coding sequence ATGGCAAAGAAAAAAAACGTCCTCTTCGAATGCCAGCACTGCGGATTTACCACCCCGAAATGGATGGGGAAATGTACCAACTGCGGCGGATGGGACAGTTTTGTAGAGCTCAGCGAAGCGCAGCAGGAGGTGATCAAACTCACCTCTACCTCTTCGCCATCGGGGGGAGTAAAAGCCAAAGAGATCACCCAAATCGTCGAAGAGCATACCGAACGCTTCAGCAGTGACGACGCCGAACTCGACATGGTGCTCGGCGGAGGCGTCGTACCGGGTTCACTCGTCCTCATAGGCGGAAGTCCCGGAGTCGGAAAATCGACCCTGCTTCTTAAAATCGGCTCCAACCTCGCGAAACAGCGCCGTAACGTCCTCTACGTCAGCGGCGAAGAGAGCGAAGGACAGATCAAACTGCGGGCAAACCGTCTGGGAGCGAATGTCGATAATCTCTACCTCCTCGCCGAGATACGGCTCGAACAGGTACTTGCAGAGCTGCATGAGAGAGCGTATGAGTGTATCATCATCGACTCGATCCAAACCCTCTATTCCGAAACCATCGCCTCCGCACCCGGTTCGGTAACGCAGGTGCGCCAGATCACCTTTGATCTGATGCGAATCGCCAAAGAGCGCCGCATCGCCATCTTCATCATCGGACATATCACCAAAGAAGGCTCCATCGCAGGACCTCGCGTGTTGGAGCACATGGTCGATGTCGTCTTGTATTTCGAAGGGGACAGCGGCCATGAACTACGAATCTTGCGCGGATTTAAAAACCGTTTCGGCCCTACCAGCGAAATCGGGGTATTTGAGATGCGTCATGACGGGCTCGTATCGGCAAAAGACCTCTCATCGCGCTTTTTCAACCGCACCAAATCCCAAAGCGGTTCCGCACTCACCGTTATCATGGAGGGGACCCGCCCGATAGTTCTCGAAGTACAGGCTCTGGTGAGCGATACCCATGCTCCCAATCCGAAACGCCAGGCGACCGGGTTTGAGAACAACCGACTAAATATGCTTCTGGCATTGCTGGAGCGTAAACTCGAAATACCTCTCAACAGCTACGATGTCTTCATCAATATCACGGGAGGGATCAAAATCACCGAAACTTCCGCCGATTTAGCGATCCTCGCCGCCATCATCAGCAGTTTTCGCAACCGCGCCATCTCCAAAGAGACGGTATTCATCGGCGAAGTCTCCCTCGTCGGAGATATCCGTGAGGTGTATCAACTCGATCAGCGGCTCAAAGAGGCGGCATCCCAACAGATCACCAAAGCGCTGGTTCCTAAAAAACCGTTGGAAAAAACTGCCGTCAAATGTTACGAAATTGACGAAGTAAACAAGTTATTAGAGTGGTTTTAA